In Erigeron canadensis isolate Cc75 chromosome 6, C_canadensis_v1, whole genome shotgun sequence, the following are encoded in one genomic region:
- the LOC122604224 gene encoding eukaryotic peptide chain release factor GTP-binding subunit ERF3A-like — protein MVSSSEPVAKEVNKRHLNVVFIGHVDAGKSSIAGQILYLSGQVDERTIQKCQKDAKANGRESWFMAYIMDVNEEERAKGITVEVAQADFETETTRFTILDAPGHKSYVPNMISGTSQADIGVLVISARKGEFESGFQGGGQTCEHIQLAKTLGISKLLVVVNKMDDKTVNWSKKRYDEIESEMVPFLKFSGYNVKKDIQFLPISGLRGTNMKTRMDKKVCPWWDGQCLFEALDVIDVPPRDLNGPFRMPIFDKYKDMGAVVMGEVESGSVHEGDNLLVMPNKVKVKVVAIFFNEEKVKDKVNSAGLGENLRIRIIGIEEEDIRPGFVLCSIEKPIPVVNEFVAQMKILGLVDNTLLAAGYNANLHIHSVLENCEIMELFTQKIDPKTGKPVDPMKKKVVFVKIGDVVMCRIKVTNMICIEKFSDFQQLGRFSLRSNDKTIAIGKVTDIHA, from the exons ATGG TTTCTTCTTCAGAACCTGTTGCAAAGGAGGTGAACAAAAGACACTTGAATGTGGTATTCATCGGTCATGTTG ATGCTGGAAAGTCTAGCATTGCAGGCCAGATACTATACCTCAGTGGCCAAGTTGATGAGCGCACAATCCAAAAGTGCCAGAAAGATGCCAAAGCTAATGGTAGAGAGAGTTG GTTTATGGCATACATTATGGATGTTAATGAAGAGGAGAGGGCGAAG GGGATAACAGTTGAAGTTGCACAGGCAGATTTTGAGACCGAAACTACACGATTTACAATACTGGATGCACCG GGCCATAAAAGTTATGTACCGAATATGATTAGTGGTACTTCTCAAGCAGATATCGGTGTCCTG GTCATATCTGCTCGAAAAGGAGAATTCGAAAGTGGCTTTCAGGGAGGTGGGCAAACCTGTGAACATATTCAACTTGCAAAGACTTTAGGCATTTCGAAGCTGCTTGTTGTTGTCAACAAAATGGATGATAAGACTGTTAACTGGTCAAAAAAGAG GTATGATGAAATTGAGTCAGAAATGGTTCCGTTCTTAAAGTTTTCAGGCTACAATGTGAAGAAAG ATATTCAGTTTCTTCCAATATCTGGTCTTCGTGGTACCAACATGAAAACTAGAATGGACAAAAAGGTATGTCCGTGGTGGGATGGTCAATGTCTCTTTGAAGCACTTGACGTTATCGATGTTCCACCACGTGATCTAAATGGTCCATTCAG AATGCCAATATTTGACAAGTATAAAGACATGGGGGCGGTTGTTATGGGAGAAGTAGAATCTGGCAGTGTACATGAGGGTGATAATCTGCTGGTTATGCCGAACAAG GTCAAGGTAAAAGTTGTTGCTATATTTTTTAACGAGGAGAAAGTCAAGGACAAAGTTAACAGTGCCGGACTTGGTGAAAATCTAAGAATTCGTATAATAGggattgaagaagaagacataCGCCCGGGCTTTGTGCTTTGCAGTATTG AAAAACCGATACCAGTAGTAAATGAGTTTGTCGCCCAGATGAAAATTCTTGGATTGGTGGACAAt actCTATTGGCTGCTGGTTACAATGCTAATTTGCACATTCATTCTGTTCTCGAGAATTGTGAGATCATGGAATTATTCACGCAGAAGATTGATCCTAAAACTGGGAAACCGGTTGATCCCATGAAAAAGAAGGTTGTCTTTGTGAAGATTGGTGATGTTGTTATGTGTCGTATTAAG GTGACTAATATGATATGTATCGAGAAGTTCTCAGATTTCCAACAGCTTGGTCGGTTTTCTCTTCGATCAAACG ACAAAACCATTGCAATTGGAAAAGTTACAGATATTCATGCATAA